In Fervidicoccaceae archaeon, the genomic stretch TAAACGATTGCATTGTAGATGTGATATAGCCCAGTTATTTTCTTCAGAATAACGATTCTGTCTCTATTAGAGAGGACCTCCTCTTTGCTCGAGCTATCCTGGGGTGTTTCCTTTAGACCAAGAGCATCTTTAAGCATCTGTGAGTACTTTTCTCCTGTTTCTGTTAGCACATAGATCGGTTCCCCATTTCTCTCTCCTTCCTTTCTAATTATTCCCTTCAACTGCATTTTCCTAAGAGCATCAAGAATAGCCTTCCTCCTTTCATCCATTAACTCAACTAGATTTGATGGAGTTAGCTCTCTGTTTCCGAGAAGAAAGGCGAGCATTATTTCTATTTGGAGGGTTGATTTGGAAAAGTCAATTGTTTCATCCAGCTCCTTGAGAACAGTTAGCTTCCTGTTGAGCATCTCGATTTTCAAGGGTATACCTCTTATGAAAATGTTTTTCAGGTACGAAACAAATATTAAAAAGACTTGATAGATAAATGTATTTTAATGTCATATTATTCTATTAATATATGCACGATATTACTGATCGGGCTTTAATTTGCCGACTTCTCTCAAGAAAATAATATTTTTAAATATATCAAAATTAAATTATTTTTATAACAGTTTTTCGAAAAGTTCTTTCATAATATCCTTTACCATTTTGAAAGCCTGATGGGTTCCAATTAAAGATGATTAATATTTTATTACCGCACTTACAGAAAAATGTATTGAGCAGTGGAGAATATTTAAAGGAAAGCACTGAATGAATTCTTTATTAACGTTAAATCCTCAAAAAAATTGAACTCGCGAGGTTGCTGATAAATGTCGGCAATAATGCAGAGCAAGAAGCAAATTCTGATAAGCCAGCTCTCTATTCTATTATTCGCTGTGGTAGCAGGCTTCCTGGGAAGAACTGGAACGCTTTATTGGATTTTCATATTTCTCTATTTCATCGTCTATATGTACTTAATGAGCAAGTTTGGACAGCCAAAGTATCCCAGCTCGGCTAAGGCAGCAGAGCTGGAGAAGGGGAAGACTCTATATGAAGAAACAAAGGCTTTTGAGTATGTGAGCAGTGATAAGCAATACGCATTGGAAATGCAGGAGCAAATGAAGGCAATGAATGTGAGCATGATGCTCTCCTTCGTGGTGCTCATCTATTTCTTCATAGCATTTGCTCCAGTGACTTCATATATTGCTCCGCATTTCTCGGATGAGAGAATTGGGATGACAGTTGCTTATCTTACCCTATTCGAAGGGAGCTTTGCCATAAGCACTGCTGGACAAATCTATACCTCAAGAAAGATGAAGAAGCAGAACAAGAAGATGGTGATGATAAATGTTCCCAGAAGCTTCATTGTCACAACCAAGGGTGTTATCTTAAAGGGATTGACCAGTAGTTCTGGACTCAAGTTTCCCCTAAGTGGTTTCAAAATAGAGCTGAATGAGGATAGGAAGTTCGTTGAGCTCACAAATGAAACGGAAAAGGGTATATATAAAGTTAGATTCTATACAAAAAGCCCAAAAAAACTGTATGACATAATTATGAGAAGAAATGAGAAGATTGGCGAAGAGGAAAAAGAGGATGATGAATAATAATTTCCGAGCTCTTGCGATGAGGTTACCTGTCTCAGCTGAGCAGACTCTTCATAGCTCTAAGCTCGGCTTCCATAGGCTCCCTTCAATTTTTCCATGAAAAGGGCAGTATATAGGGCAATTTTTGGGATGGTATCTGCTGTTATGTACTCATTTGGAGCATGAGCTCTGGCACCGCTTCCTGGAGCGGTATCAATCATTGCAGTTTTCAAGACACGGGTAAACAGATATGATGGTGCTGATCCAGGCAAGATTGGAATGACATATGAATTGTAGCCCAGATCTCTGTACGTATCCCTCGCTATTTCAACAGCAGGAGCTCTGGGATCTGTTTTTCCCCATGTATATGAATTGAGCACTGTATATTCAACAAAATCTCTTAAACCCAGGCGCTTTAGCATTTCCTCGAAGCCCCTAACTACATCCTCTGGCTCAATTCCTGGGACTATCCTGAAGTCAATTTTCATTGAAGCCTCTGAGGGAATTATAGTCTTTGTACCTCTTCCCGTATATCCTGAAATAATTCCATCTACGTTGACTGTTGGTTTGAAGTGAGTTGCTATGTACCAGTCATCGCCAGAAATTCTGGGCTTGTAAATTCCATAGCTACTCTGTACCTCCTCCATTGGAGATGCTTCCTTTATATCCTGCAAGTAATTCAGATCTTCCTCTGTAGGACCGATAGCTTTTTCCTCGAGCCACGGGATCCTCGGACCTTCCAGAGGATCAATCATGTGAGATATTATCTTTGAAAGTATTACTACTGGGTTGTAGAATCCTCTACTATAGCTACTGTGAACATCATACTTAGAGGTCCTCGCTCTCACTTCAATATAGACTAGTCCCCTGTTGCCTAAAATGATCCACGGCTTTCCTGGAACTGATTCTGATGGGAAAGCGAAGTAAGTTACCTTTGCTCCTTCCAGCTCCGACTTCTTGTCTTCAACGAATTTTGGCATGGATCTGCTGCCAAGCTCCTCCTCTCCCTCGAGGACTACATATGTGGTTAGGGGCAGATTACCTTTCAAATTCAAGAGAGCTTCTAAGCCAAGTAGGGAGCCCATAAGAGCCCCCTTTGAGTTATAGCTCCCCCTTGCAATTATTTTGCCATCAACTATTTTCGCTTCAAAGGGGGGTACCTCCCAGAGCTCTATTGGATCCGGCGGCTGCACATCATACATGTTATAGACTATTGCTTTCTCGTCAGTTTCCCCTTTTATCTTTGCGAAAACTATTGGATGACCTCCGTAGGAAAGGAGAGATGCCTCTCCTCCAATCCTATCTCTAATCCATTCTCTTAGATAATCCGCAGTTTCAGCAATTCCCTCGCCCGTGGCCGAAATGCTGGGCATTCTAATTAGATTCCTGCCTTCCTCTATCATGTATTCCCATCTTTCTTTAACATGTGACCGAAGACGTTCAAGAAAGTCCTTTTTTGATGAATCCAAATTTTCCCACCTTCAAAAAGTTCTAAACTTATTTGAAAAAAAGATTATTTCTTTTTCCTTAGAAGGAATGCAGCTGCTACGGCTACAGCAGCTACAACCGCAATGACAGCAGCTAATGCCAGACCTCCTATTCCACCAGCTGTTGTAGCAGGAGAGGTTGTTGTGTTCTGTGGCGTTGTTGTAACTGTAGTTGTAGTTGTGGTAGCTGTGGGAGACGGGGTGGTGGTTGCGGTTGTCTGTGTTGTCGTCTGGAGGGGCAAGTAATATGTATTTATTATTGGATCGTAGACAAGCCACTTGCCAAGAGGGAGGTCTGTTCCAGCAAAGTTCTTGTCTATCACGTTAATCCATACGAACTTGTACAGGGGGATCTCCACGATATTCCTGTTCACATAGAGCTCTACCTGCTGCATGTCATAGATCTGTTTCTGGGGATCGCTCTGATGCAGCCAATCATCGAGATATGCATCCACCTCAGTGCTGTTTAGATAGAATGGGTTGCTGAATGCCCCCTTTCCTATATATTTGCTGTGGAAGAGCTGATAGGCCCATATGGGAGAGATCCAATAGCCGATTAGAGCCAGCTGATATTTATAGGTGCTCTGCAGCTGGAGGAATGTTGGTAGATCGACTATCTTGATGTTGAGGTTTATTCCTACAT encodes the following:
- a CDS encoding M20/M25/M40 family metallo-hydrolase produces the protein MDSSKKDFLERLRSHVKERWEYMIEEGRNLIRMPSISATGEGIAETADYLREWIRDRIGGEASLLSYGGHPIVFAKIKGETDEKAIVYNMYDVQPPDPIELWEVPPFEAKIVDGKIIARGSYNSKGALMGSLLGLEALLNLKGNLPLTTYVVLEGEEELGSRSMPKFVEDKKSELEGAKVTYFAFPSESVPGKPWIILGNRGLVYIEVRARTSKYDVHSSYSRGFYNPVVILSKIISHMIDPLEGPRIPWLEEKAIGPTEEDLNYLQDIKEASPMEEVQSSYGIYKPRISGDDWYIATHFKPTVNVDGIISGYTGRGTKTIIPSEASMKIDFRIVPGIEPEDVVRGFEEMLKRLGLRDFVEYTVLNSYTWGKTDPRAPAVEIARDTYRDLGYNSYVIPILPGSAPSYLFTRVLKTAMIDTAPGSGARAHAPNEYITADTIPKIALYTALFMEKLKGAYGSRA
- a CDS encoding ABC transporter substrate-binding protein, with the translated sequence VPPPSGLIHYERNLTLASKLLDEAGYPVSSNGTRFTIELLTRNLPETQTIAQVLKEQLADVGINLNIKIVDLPTFLQLQSTYKYQLALIGYWISPIWAYQLFHSKYIGKGAFSNPFYLNSTEVDAYLDDWLHQSDPQKQIYDMQQVELYVNRNIVEIPLYKFVWINVIDKNFAGTDLPLGKWLVYDPIINTYYLPLQTTTQTTATTTPSPTATTTTTTVTTTPQNTTTSPATTAGGIGGLALAAVIAVVAAVAVAAAFLLRKKK
- a CDS encoding DUF2208 domain-containing protein, whose protein sequence is MSAIMQSKKQILISQLSILLFAVVAGFLGRTGTLYWIFIFLYFIVYMYLMSKFGQPKYPSSAKAAELEKGKTLYEETKAFEYVSSDKQYALEMQEQMKAMNVSMMLSFVVLIYFFIAFAPVTSYIAPHFSDERIGMTVAYLTLFEGSFAISTAGQIYTSRKMKKQNKKMVMINVPRSFIVTTKGVILKGLTSSSGLKFPLSGFKIELNEDRKFVELTNETEKGIYKVRFYTKSPKKLYDIIMRRNEKIGEEEKEDDE